TCCCCGATGAGCGGCCATCTATGTTTGTGTATCAATGGAAACTCATTTATTCGAaggatattttataaataatgggGGTTCGTTTTATGCCCGCCGGACTCGTTTGCACAGAAATTTAATCAAGCTTCGGCCAGGCGGGCGGCGCAAATAATTTTCGCAAATTCATTTACGCATTTCATTTTCCGCACCGCCCTAGTTCGATATCCACCTCCCCTTTTTTGGCCGCTGGCATGCAAAGCGTTTTTTAATCCCCGGCAACTTCTGGATGCCCGAACAAACGCATTGGCCAATTTGTGGCGAGCTGGAAAAAACCAGGCGGAGAAGAAAATCCGAGGGCGATGGGGTCCGAGGAAAATGAATAAGTGAAACTGAAGGTTGAAGGCTATGCCACAGCCCTGTGGCAATTGCAGGAGTTGCAGGACGAACATTGACAAATGGGGCGAGGCCACTGACCGGCTTACTCGGTCATCTATAAGTTTCAACTGACGAGCGGAAAGTTGCTCAATTGGGGGCGTCCTTGCCGAAAGGCACACGATACTCTGTTGACAATTATCATAATGAGTGCGGCAGCTGAGTGTGTCAGTGGTGGGagaaagttaaatatttaaagccatttatcagaaaaacaatatatatatatatcttaatAATCttctaaaaagaaaaataggtTTCAAACGAACGACCTGAGAGTGCTGAAcctactttaaataaattttttttcccaaaaataattgataaaaaagttataaataacAAAGTCAGAATTCCTGACGGAACTAAAAGTTGAATTAATTCAacgtattttgtttttctataGTTTTATTCacataaatataacaaatctaatagtttttaaaaacttacaaatgtaTGTTATAACTTTGATagtcatttttttaaacctcGTTCAATTCAAGCAAGTGCAGCACTTCTTCTCTTCCTTGGTTGGTTGTTCGCTTTGGCTGGCCTTGTGGATTCTTGAAtggttttttgaattttcgacTTTGCAAATGTCAAAGTCGAGTTGCTTAGGCAATCTTGCTGCTTTTACCTTAGTTATCAAGCACTGGAATGCGAAGCAGAATGCCATCAAAATGACTATAATGCAGCCCAAGCAGACAAGAAGTATGGGTATTTTCCAAAATACTTCTTCTTGATTGGCATTCTTAggctttatatttttctttatcaaGCTATAGCACTCTTGTGTGCTCATTAGGCCATCTTTATATTCCCGCTGAATTTTAGGAGCTTGATGATTTGCGAAAAACTTTGAACGACTTTCAGCACAAATATTATCAAGCCAATCCATTctattggaatatttttgaaaggtgaaaatttatttgacacttttatttctgatatttttaacaatgctTATCGGATTTCcctgattttttgaatttgtattttaaaaatactatttttgttAGATATAAAAAACGCTTCTAAAAGTGCTTTTTAATGCAAACTagttgtatgttttttttttaatctactTACTGTCCTCTGTGTCCTTTTGTTTTGGCTTAAAGCGATATAATGAGGATATTTTATTCTTATAGccattaaacctttttttgtttctcatttagtttatgtgttttaaaattgtaattaatgtccaattgtatatttataatcaataaaaaattattcatgatAATGTAAATTACAACGACCAACtttcaaatttattgtaaGTTTGTGGTTCGAAGAACAAggaatttttagttttcagtCAGCACTGCACTGTGacctataaataaatttggcaAAAAACCTCTTGTTGCGGCTAGAAAccagtgacgatcgcaccttcaacatacaaaagttctgatatcatattttgtgtcgaaaaatgaTTATACATTTGAAGCGCTTCTTGAGTAAATATGTTTACTTGAGTAATAAAGAAGTGGATACTACTATTTATAGTAGTTAGCTCTCGCACATTCCCTGTGCGATTCGTCCACAGTGATataataatcatttttaaggAATAGCTTTGGACCCTTAAGgaaccttttaaaaatacaaatttctacAGTCGGATAAGCTCccataaatattgagtttaagtttttatacccttgtagagggtattataatttcagtcagatgtttgcaacgcagtgaaggagacgtttccgaccacataaagtttatatattcttgatcaggacccatagccgagtctatctagccatgtccgtctgtccgtctgtctgtctgtccgtctgtccgtctgtctgtttctatgcgaactagtctctcagttttaatgctatcgcgatgaaactttcccgaaagtcttctttctattgcaggtagtatatatgtcggagccgaccggatcggaccactatatcttaaggcttccataggaatattcaaacaaatataagaaaattcttatgtataaacaaaattaaaatagaaacgctgaatctggaatccctggaactgcaccgagtgagcattactttatctgcaacggtatataagcttcggctggccgaagttaccTTCCTTCCTTGTTTAGCTTGTATTAGGCCAAAAGCAAAAGGCAAATGTTTGCGATAAACTACCTGGGCAACTTAAAGCGAAAGTCGAGGGCATTCCCATGACTATTTGCGACTGCTTGTTGGGTCTTTTGCCAACACAAACTAAGTATGTTGATCCAATCAGAGGGAACAGCCGCAACCAATCGTCGCAGAAGGAGCAGGAGGCGCAAACCCAAGATTCGGTGAATATATTTTCCCTGGGATTTGCGGCGTAATTCGGATTCGTCGTCGTCTGTCACTGTCGTCAGTCGTGGGTCGGTGGTTCACGTTCCGCCCTCTAACCCTTGGTTATTATCATGTGGCTGGGACTGCATCTCACGACTTGGTCTtacttttacttattttcatattattcGAGAGGCAGCGCGCTGTTCTACTTTCAATAACTGTGAATGTGAATAAAACCGAATGAATGAACTGGCTAACCTTGCCGCTGGCTCGACACTCCGTGGctcagtgggtggtgggggaAAACGGGAGGAAACGGGGCGCTCGACTTTTGCTACTCTGCTTTGTGTTCGgcttattaaaatatacattttccttttttcattTGGCTTCCCTTCTATACGGAGCATTCTATTTGGCCGTGTCTGTGCGTTTGGCATGTTTTACTCTTTAGCTTGGTAAATTTTgcagaaaaaatattcatgATTCCTTTTTTCACGTTGCCGCAGGTCAAAATGTCAGCAAAAACTGGACAATACAGTAGACGTACAGTAATTGCTGgcaactttaattttattttaataaattttaaactaaattgaAAATGATGCCACTTTTTTGTTGCTATTGTCAAAGAATGTAATTCTTTCAATACAGTTTCACAATAATAAGTCAATAATAACTCAAATTCTTTAagatttgaaatatattttgttttaatcgttttttgtaaatattttaatattgataaaaaaaacttttatttaatttttgaaatttttcttaaaa
The genomic region above belongs to Drosophila takahashii strain IR98-3 E-12201 chromosome 2L, DtakHiC1v2, whole genome shotgun sequence and contains:
- the LOC108065956 gene encoding uncharacterized protein, which codes for MDWLDNICAESRSKFFANHQAPKIQREYKDGLMSTQECYSLIKKNIKPKNANQEEVFWKIPILLVCLGCIIVILMAFCFAFQCLITKVKAARLPKQLDFDICKVENSKNHSRIHKASQSEQPTKEEKKCCTCLN